Genomic window (Deinococcus reticulitermitis):
GTGTCCCAGACCATAAGCCGTCTTGTAACCCACGCCGCTGTAGTTCGCGTAGTCGGCCAGCAGGCGCGCGAACGTCGGTTCGGCGTCACCCGGGCGGGCGATGAGGTACTCCACTTCACCCACGCAGGCGGTCAGGGCGGCATTCCGCATCCCCTTGAAGTGGGCGCGGCGGGGGCGCAGCCCGAAGTCCTGCACGCGGACCGCGCGGCTGATCCAGTCGTTGAGCTCGGGGCCGAAGTGGAGGTCGCTGAACGCCTCCCAGCGGCGCTGAAGGCCGTAAAACAGCGTCTTGGGCACCGGAAAAGGCAGATCGAGGTCGTTGGCCCGGAAGGTGGTGGGCGTCAGAAACTCGAAGCGCAGCTGCCGCCCGGTCGTTCCGGAAGCGTGCCGGGCATACA
Coding sequences:
- the cas6 gene encoding CRISPR system precrRNA processing endoribonuclease RAMP protein Cas6: MPALLEIELDTPHARPTGLLGVPLHGLIFSALERVNPALSTRIHEAEIKPFRIGQSRWDEGEDGPGQVRFQLGLLDDELLGYVLQALAPGSLHGDPDSTLRGEVRAARTALQESYAALYARHASGTTGRQLRFEFLTPTTFRANDLDLPFPVPKTLFYGLQRRWEAFSDLHFGPELNDWISRAVRVQDFGLRPRRAHFKGMRNAALTACVGEVEYLIARPGDAEPTFARLLADYANYSGVGYKTAYGLGHVETSGWRSPAAP